In the genome of Quercus robur chromosome 3, dhQueRobu3.1, whole genome shotgun sequence, one region contains:
- the LOC126716920 gene encoding serine/threonine-protein phosphatase PP1, which produces MMMMTMEGMMDKGVLDDIIRRLLEGKGGKQVQLSEGEIRQLCVNARQIFLSQPNLLEIHAPVRICGDIHGQYLDLLRLFEYGGYPPTANYLFLGDYVDRGKQSLETICLLLAYKIRHPDRVYMLRGNHEDAKINRIYGFYDECKRRFNVRLWKIFTDCFNCLPVAALIDDKILCMHGGLSPELQNLDQIKQISRPTDVPDSGLLCDLLWSDPDPNVEGWAESDRGVSCTFGPDKVAEFLDKNDLDLICRGHQVVEDGYEFFAKRRLVTIFSAPNYGGEFDNAGALLSVDESLVCSFEILKPRDARASASGSSTMVKLKKPPKIGTI; this is translated from the exons atgatgatgatgacaatgGAGGGAATGATGGATAAGGGTGTGTTGGATGATATAATAAGGAGGCTATTGGAAGGGAAAGGAGGGAAACAGGTGCAGCTATCTGAGGGGGAGATCCGTCAACTCTGTGTCAACGCCAGGCAAATCTTCCTCTCACAGCCTAATCTTCTCGAGATTCATGCCCCGGTTCGCATATGCG GTGACATACATGGGCAATACCTAGACCTACTAAGGCTTTTTGAATATGGTGGCTACCCTCCTACTGCAAATTACCTCTTTCTTGGGGATTATGTTGATAGAGGCAAGCAAAGTTTGGAGACAATATGTTTGCTCCTGGCATACAAAATAAGACATCCTGACAGAGTCTACATGTTGAGAGGAAACCATGAAGATGCAAAGATCAATCGGATTTATGGGTTTTATGACGAGTGTAAACGGAGGTTTAATGTTAGGCTATGGAAAATATTTACCGACTGCTTCAACTGTTTGCCTGTGGCTGCACTCATTGATGACAAGATACTTTGTATGCACGGGGGACTGTCTCCAGAGTTGCAAAATTTGGATCAAATAAAGCAGATTTCAAGGCCTACTGATGTACCAGATAGTGGTCTCCTCTGTGATCTGCTATGGTCTGATCCTGATCCAAATGTTGAGGGATGGGCAGAGAGTGATCGAGGTGTTTCATGTACCTTTGGACCTGATAAGGTTGCTGAGTTCTTGGACAAGAACGACCTTGATCTCATTTGCAGAGGTCATCAG GTGGTGGAGGATGGATATGAGTTTTTTGCTAAACGAAGATTGGTCACAATATTTTCAGCTCCAAACTATGGTGGAGAGTTTGATAATGCAGGTGCTCTATTGAGTGTTGATGAATCTTTAGTGTGTTCTTTTGAGATATTGAAACCAAGGGATGCTAGAGCATCAGCAAGTGGGTCTAGTACAATGGTGAAACTTAAAAAG CCACCTAAAATTGGAACCATCTGA
- the LOC126716921 gene encoding uncharacterized protein LOC126716921, with protein sequence MDSGFLILLLFFNLLLSFSFGKPDGVCVSQGGRFPRFSSEGKPPKKVSKGTKDLTLCRVFRKKTCCDVAQTHPALLSVRRLASTGEASQDCLDLWELLECSICDPRVGVQPGPPLICGSFCDKVYKACSNAYFSVDAKTQVLAPCGVNDFVCGRALEWVSNGTALCHAAGFAVNPSDKMYTGTEESSCYGGKASLDSVADSWRASHSEVPHKAQTLGVFEDFLQWMREMPFNERVSWAVGGMVLTAGLLYISKRKSHSQRQKLAAIQRTARKLEGKINDQKLSSNHGSRKGK encoded by the exons ATGGATTCTGGGTTTCTCATATTGCTTCTGTTTTTCAATCTTCTCCTCTCCTTTTCATTTG GTAAACCTGATGGAGTGTGCGTCTCCCAAGGTGGTCGCTTTCCACGTTTCTCATCTGAAGGAAAACCTCCCAAAAAGGTAAGTAAGGGAACAAAAGATTTGACCCTTTGTAGGGTGTTTCGCAAAAAGACTTGCTGTGATGTAGCCCAGACACATCCTGCGCTTCTATCAGTTAGGAGGCTGGCTTCAACAGGAGAAGCCAGCCAAGATTGCTTGGACTTATGGGAATTATTGGAATGTTCGATCTGTGATCCACGTGTTGGTGTTCAGCCTGGACCTCCTCTGATATGTGGCTCTTTTTGTGACAAAGTCTATAAGGCTTGCTCTAATGCTTACTTCTCCGTGGATGCAAAGACACAG GTTCTAGCACCATGTGGTGTAAATGACTTTGTCTGTGGTAGGGCTTTGGAATGGGTATCAAATGGCACAGCACTATGCCATGCTGCAGGTTTTGCTGTTAACCCATCTGACAAAATGTACACTGGAACGGAAGAATCATCTTGCTATGGTGGTAAAGCCAGTCTAGATTCTGTTGCTGACTCATGGAGGGCTTCACATTCTGAGGTGCCCCATAAAGCTCAGACTTTGGGGGTATTCGAAGATTTCCTGCAATGGATGAGAGAAATGCCATTTAATGAAAGAGTTTCTTGGGCAGTGGGAGGGATGGTTCTTACAGCAGGATTATTGTATATAAG CAAAAGGAAGAGCCATAGCCAGCGCCAGAAGCTTGCGGCTATTCAACGCACTGCAAGGAAACTAGAAGGCAAGATCAATGACCAGAAATTGTCTAGTAACCATGGAAGTAGGAAAGGAAAGTAG
- the LOC126719187 gene encoding uncharacterized protein LOC126719187 has translation MQREIDELKRELRHAQRRHSLPSSEPSSKETDGASYRRRSRIPPNETLSYDEEYHHRRRYKSPPRKGLGNDAMNKALRQVSKSPFTRNIEGASLPRRFHQLTFTIYNGRTNPVEHVSHFNQRMVVHSKDEALMCKVFPSNLGLVAMRWFNGLKANSIDSFKKLTWAFGARFITCSRVPQLLGFLLSMSMLKGETLKAYLDRYWEMFNEIEGEYDDVVISTFKAGLPTEHDLRKSLIGKPVTSVRQLMDRIDKYRRVEEDQLQERGKAKVIPQERRDFKSNRYNNNRPRKDFVGQPGSAKIQVVNAVFREPVQQVLEKIKNKPFFKWPNKMVGDPMKCNQSLYCQYHQDHGHTTKDCRNLWDHLDQLVQKGKLKQLLHHSSGWGNQTGSEFQGDASLRLPLGTINVIFVAPGRTGSCPSRVLLVSRYPAEESSLMPKRIKMGTALVLGFSDEDKLGTIQPHDDALVVTLRIGGYDVKRVMNDQGSGAEIMYLDLYKGLNLKPENLTAYNSPLVSFEGKMVIPKDQIKLLVQTNPDVVEVDFIVVDAFSPYTAIIGRPWLHTLGTVSSTLHQKMKYPFGGQVLEIVGNQSTARKCLVAAIQHRPEAEISTTADNGL, from the coding sequence ATGCAACGTGAAATCGATGAATTGAAGAGGGAATTGCGTCACGCTCAGCGAAGACATTCGTTGCCCAGCTCCGAGCCGTCCTCTAAGGAGACAGATGGTGCTAGTTACAGACGGAGATCCAGAATTCCGCCCAACGAGACTTTATCCTATGACGAGGAGTACCACCATAGACGTAGATATAAGAGCCCGCCTCGCAAAGGCTTGGGGaacgatgccatgaacaaggcGCTGAGACAAGTTTCTAAATCACCCTTCACACGAAACATAGAAGGTGCAAGtcttcctcggcgattccatCAACTCACgttcaccatttataatggtCGAACAAATCCAGTAGAACATGTCAGCCATTTCAATCAAAGGATGGTCGTTCACTCCAAAgatgaggctttgatgtgtaaggtctttCCATCTAACTTGGGCCTagtggcaatgaggtggttcaacggtTTAAAAGCAAACTCTATTGACTCCTTTAAAAAACTCACCTGGGCCTTTGGTGCTCGCTTTATTACTTGTAGCAGGGTTCCTCAGCTTTTGGGATTCTTATTATCTATGTCCATGCTGAAGGGTGAGACTCTGAAGGCTTACTTAGAtagatactgggagatgtttAACGAAATAGAAGGAGAGTACGATGATGTGGTCATTAGCACTTTTAAGGCTGGTCTTCCAACcgagcatgatttgaggaaatctCTAATTGGTAAACCTGTTACTAGTGTACGTCAACTGATGGATCGGATTGACAAGTACAGAAGGGTAGAAGAAGACCAACTGCAGGAGAGAGGAAAGGCTAAAgtgatccctcaggagaggagggatttcaagtCGAATCGGTACAATAATAACCGACCTCGGAAAGACTTTGTTGGGCAGCCAGGATCTGCCAAAATCCAGGTGGTTAATGCTGTGTTTCGAGAGCCAGTGCAGCAGGTGctggagaagattaagaatAAGCCGttctttaaatggccaaacaagatggtaGGAGATCCTATGAAATGCAACCAAAGCctttattgccaatatcatcaagaccatgggcataccaccAAAGATTGTAGAAACTTGTGGGACCATTTAGACCAGTTGGTCCAAAAAGGGAAATTAAAGCAACTCCTACATCATTCTAGTGGATGGGGAAACCAAACGGGTTCAGAATTTCAGGGAGATGCTTCTTTAAGACTTCCTTTaggcacaataaatgtcatatttgtTGCCCCAGGGAGAACCGGATCTTGTCCCTCCAGGGTATTGTTGGTATCTCGTTACCCAGCCGAGGAGTCTAGTTTAATGCCGAAGAGAATCAAGATGGGCACCGCATTGGTGTTAGGTTTTTCAGATGAGGACAAACTTGGAACCATacagccacatgatgatgctttaGTGGTCACACTCAGGATTGGTGGGTACGATGTGAAAAGAGTGATGAATGACCAAGGCAGCGGAGCTGAGATAATGTATCTCGACCTATATAAGGGGCTAAATCTAAAACCTGAAAACTTAACAGCCTACAATTCTCCTTTGGTGAGTTTTGAAGGTAAAATGGTCATTCCGAAAGATCAAATCAAATTACTTGTGCAAACCAACCCAGATGTGGTagaggtggacttcattgttgTAGATGCTTTCTCTCCCTACACGGCCATTATaggcagaccttggcttcataccctGGGGACCGTCTCCTCTACTCTTCACCAGAAGATGAAGTACCCATTCGGAGGCCAGGTTTTGGAGATAGTAGGAAATCAGTCTACAGCTAGAAAATGCCTGGTAGCGGCCATCCAACATCGACCTGAGGCTGAAATCTCGACCACTGCTGATAACGGCTTATAG